Proteins encoded by one window of Bacteroidetes Order II. bacterium:
- a CDS encoding PDZ domain-containing protein encodes MTVIRIIFIIIIALFAKEIVFSQSSPRVNNKLLTKQQAIEDYDVLYSSLINYHPNPFMYVSESDFKTYYETQKLNIPDSLSELEFNFLSRQLISQIKCGHTYAKPSKEWYTSAREKNVQLPFDVRKKENRLFISNTTDDDFEFNINDELISVNNVKVVDILQKMSLMQERDGFTESFSNALIEKDLGLIFYLLWVFNLNIILNIKQSLVK; translated from the coding sequence ATGACAGTAATAAGAATAATTTTTATTATAATAATTGCATTATTCGCTAAAGAGATTGTATTTTCTCAGAGTTCACCAAGGGTCAATAATAAATTACTAACCAAACAGCAAGCTATTGAAGACTATGATGTTTTATATTCTTCACTTATAAATTACCATCCAAATCCGTTTATGTATGTTAGTGAAAGTGATTTTAAGACATATTATGAGACTCAAAAATTAAATATACCTGACAGCCTTAGCGAATTGGAGTTTAATTTTTTATCACGCCAACTCATCTCACAAATAAAATGTGGACATACGTATGCTAAGCCCTCAAAAGAATGGTACACTTCGGCAAGGGAAAAAAATGTACAATTACCCTTTGATGTCAGAAAGAAAGAAAATAGGTTATTTATTTCCAATACAACTGATGATGATTTTGAATTCAATATTAATGATGAATTAATAAGTGTTAATAATGTTAAAGTTGTGGATATTTTGCAAAAAATGTCATTAATGCAAGAAAGAGATGGTTTTACTGAGTCTTTTAGCAATGCTTTAATTGAAAAAGATTTAGGACTTATATTTTATTTATTATGGGTATTCAATCTGAATATAATATTGAATATAAAACAAAGTTTGGTGAAATAA
- a CDS encoding ATP-binding protein codes for MARDNHKIYSILTGLGFLGLNIFGADAALTVRDMLGAALLEGSKGLLGELFGGSVDTLIQEKLLADAAQHPNEMNHGLHEALGVAMQTTFHNLHILYQEKGYAVPEMAENLAGIADLRFDLGYDVTHEVQAQTALQQRVAKVLKLHQKALGEPYLRFFHETFKTQFAVCLGEQLKTNNRAWIDFQRSIYANLNEQGREILAKQDQVLVLLESAGNAGVSNTALDQKLDDAITQLKGEWTDLRDGIEKIGTLAERIDQTTQTTAAQLTALAEKLSPQPQTPFRLTAIPKHDGKVFGRDAQVKKIRERFQKKQPVLLVNGIGGIGKSTVAMHYCAEFGDAYTHIAWLQLADAQYANPQKDKQARRSLLKAFGDVTLLQNLEQPLDHGLDEEKLFQVVLSKLGNLKPQVLLVLDNANDASEIQQYKHALLATNADVLFTSRTSPELWPEHDCLRIDQLPIDEAWELFRTFYTRPADETAVKAFLETKLHCHTLLMQLVAKVAQARNLPFAKLEAKYKMLKMAERTIQQHIETTFQELSALDEAPRKVLRSFTLLPPNRPISAELLAQLTQTEEEATETYLDALVAQGWLDTTRLEAGGMLYAIHPLIHETATRLLPLFLEEATPFVEEVATLIHYSHVDPKHNVFEIAQNQDLAEFLLALPILQNTDAPEVSYLKDRLASLYEYFGQYKIAAKLGEEALDSAIKHFGQDHPTVAAYQSNLATVYRNLGLYAKAAGLLETALASDIKHFGQDHPEVAVRQSNLALVYRDLGRYDEAAGLLERALDSDLKHFGQDHPEVAVDQNNLALVYFATERYAEAIVLWEQALANVERSLGTAHPRYEAIAAALQVARA; via the coding sequence ATGGCAAGGGATAACCATAAAATTTACTCGATCCTGACGGGCTTGGGTTTTTTGGGGCTGAATATTTTTGGCGCAGACGCGGCCCTGACAGTAAGGGACATGCTGGGTGCAGCCCTCCTGGAAGGAAGTAAAGGCCTTTTGGGTGAATTGTTTGGCGGGAGTGTAGATACGCTCATTCAGGAAAAATTGCTTGCTGATGCCGCGCAGCATCCCAACGAAATGAACCATGGTCTGCATGAAGCCTTAGGCGTAGCCATGCAGACCACCTTTCATAACCTCCATATCCTGTATCAGGAAAAAGGCTATGCCGTCCCCGAAATGGCGGAAAACCTTGCTGGTATTGCAGACCTACGGTTTGATCTGGGTTATGATGTTACCCATGAAGTGCAGGCACAAACGGCCTTGCAGCAACGGGTAGCCAAGGTGCTGAAGTTGCATCAAAAAGCTTTAGGAGAACCCTATCTACGCTTCTTCCACGAAACGTTTAAGACGCAGTTTGCAGTTTGTTTGGGCGAGCAGTTGAAAACCAACAACCGCGCCTGGATTGATTTTCAACGCAGCATTTATGCAAACCTGAACGAACAAGGCCGGGAAATCTTGGCGAAGCAGGATCAGGTTTTGGTGTTATTGGAAAGCGCGGGGAATGCGGGTGTTTCGAATACAGCTTTGGATCAAAAATTAGACGATGCCATTACCCAATTAAAAGGGGAGTGGACGGATCTTCGTGACGGAATTGAAAAGATTGGAACCCTTGCGGAAAGAATTGACCAAACCACGCAAACCACGGCTGCCCAGCTTACCGCATTAGCAGAAAAACTAAGCCCTCAGCCCCAAACGCCGTTCCGCCTCACCGCCATTCCCAAACACGATGGGAAAGTGTTCGGGCGCGATGCACAAGTGAAAAAGATACGCGAGCGCTTCCAGAAAAAACAACCCGTTCTGCTCGTGAACGGCATCGGCGGTATTGGGAAAAGTACGGTAGCCATGCACTATTGCGCCGAGTTTGGAGATGCCTACACCCATATAGCGTGGTTGCAACTTGCCGATGCCCAATATGCGAATCCCCAAAAGGACAAACAGGCACGCCGCAGCCTACTCAAAGCCTTTGGCGATGTTACCTTGCTGCAAAACTTGGAGCAGCCTTTGGATCACGGCTTAGACGAAGAAAAACTCTTCCAAGTGGTTTTGTCCAAACTCGGCAACTTGAAGCCCCAAGTGCTGCTCGTTTTGGATAATGCCAATGACGCAAGCGAAATTCAGCAATACAAACACGCGCTGCTTGCCACCAACGCCGACGTACTCTTTACCTCGCGCACTTCGCCCGAATTATGGCCCGAACACGACTGCCTGCGTATTGACCAACTGCCGATTGACGAAGCGTGGGAACTCTTCCGCACCTTCTATACACGGCCTGCCGACGAAACTGCAGTCAAAGCGTTTCTGGAAACCAAACTGCATTGTCATACGCTGTTGATGCAATTGGTGGCGAAAGTGGCGCAGGCCCGAAACCTGCCTTTTGCCAAGCTGGAAGCGAAATATAAAATGCTGAAAATGGCAGAACGCACCATTCAACAGCACATCGAAACCACCTTCCAAGAACTTAGTGCATTAGACGAAGCGCCGCGCAAGGTACTGCGCAGCTTTACGCTCTTGCCGCCGAACCGCCCGATCTCGGCGGAGCTTTTGGCGCAACTTACCCAAACCGAAGAAGAAGCGACCGAAACGTACTTAGACGCGCTTGTTGCACAAGGTTGGCTCGACACCACAAGGCTCGAAGCAGGCGGCATGCTCTATGCCATTCACCCGCTCATACACGAAACCGCCACGCGCTTGTTGCCGCTTTTCCTCGAAGAAGCCACGCCCTTTGTGGAAGAAGTAGCCACGCTGATTCATTATAGCCATGTTGATCCGAAGCACAATGTATTCGAGATTGCCCAAAACCAAGACCTTGCGGAGTTTCTGCTCGCGCTTCCGATCTTACAAAACACCGATGCCCCCGAAGTTTCTTATTTGAAAGATCGCTTAGCATCTTTGTATGAATACTTTGGGCAATACAAAATTGCAGCAAAATTAGGCGAAGAAGCCTTAGACTCGGCTATCAAGCACTTTGGTCAAGACCATCCAACCGTTGCGGCTTATCAATCCAATTTAGCCACTGTGTACCGAAATCTTGGTCTTTATGCCAAAGCAGCCGGTTTATTGGAAACGGCCTTAGCCTCGGATATCAAGCACTTTGGTCAAGACCATCCAGAAGTTGCGGTGCGTCAATCCAATTTAGCGCTTGTGTACCGAGATCTTGGTCGGTATGACGAAGCAGCCGGTTTATTGGAAAGGGCGTTAGACTCGGATTTAAAGCACTTTGGTCAAGACCATCCAGAAGTTGCGGTGGATCAGAATAATTTGGCGCTTGTTTATTTTGCAACAGAACGATACGCCGAAGCGATTGTGTTGTGGGAACAGGCATTGGCAAATGTCGAGCGGAGTTTAGGTACGGCACATCCGCGTTATGAAGCGATTGCGGCGGCGTTGCAGGTTGCGCGGGCATAG
- a CDS encoding DUF433 domain-containing protein → MQPLQRITIDPDICHGKPTIRGMRYPVEMILDLLAAGMTNEELIEDYPALEPEDIQACLMYAARLSKVKSISKLAA, encoded by the coding sequence ATGCAACCGCTACAACGCATCACCATTGATCCTGATATTTGTCATGGAAAACCCACCATTCGTGGAATGCGGTATCCTGTCGAAATGATCTTGGATTTATTGGCAGCAGGTATGACGAATGAGGAACTGATCGAAGATTATCCAGCATTAGAACCCGAAGATATACAAGCGTGTTTGATGTATGCTGCGCGTTTGTCAAAAGTAAAATCCATTTCTAAGCTGGCAGCATGA
- a CDS encoding DUF5615 family PIN-like protein — MKFIVDAQLPYKLALFIQEKGYDCVHTDDVTQ; from the coding sequence ATGAAATTTATCGTAGATGCCCAACTTCCGTACAAATTGGCTTTGTTCATTCAAGAAAAAGGCTACGATTGTGTGCATACAGACGATGTTACCCAATAA
- a CDS encoding DUF5615 family PIN-like protein, which translates to MLPNKERTKDHEICALSVQESRIVISKDEDFLDHYMLKNIPQKLLWITTGNIKNKDLLALFTAHFDMICQAFPHFNLIELNNDHLYFHE; encoded by the coding sequence ATGTTACCCAATAAAGAACGTACCAAAGACCATGAAATATGCGCTCTATCTGTTCAAGAGTCGCGCATTGTAATCTCGAAAGATGAAGATTTTTTAGATCACTATATGTTAAAAAACATCCCACAGAAACTTTTATGGATCACAACAGGAAATATCAAGAACAAAGATTTATTGGCACTTTTTACCGCACATTTTGACATGATTTGTCAAGCCTTCCCCCATTTCAACCTCATCGAATTGAACAACGATCATCTTTATTTCCACGAATAA
- a CDS encoding acyl-CoA dehydrogenase family protein, which produces MSQLSNLQNLSKKDRDMIRETEQMMGPEPSEMGFIKNLFWGRFRSDLVLPYPAENAYEKETLAALLRDVTAYMTHEHPAKEIDQNEEIPKWCIDRLFQIGVMGMTIPKEYGGLGLGVTAYNRVLSVIGARCAATSVVVSAHQSIGCKALILYGTESQKQRYLPMMAREKLSAFCLSEPNVGCDAGGQETTCVWNAERQVYVLNGEKKWSTSGAIAGLFTVLARQSQPDGSDAITALIVTPDMRGVEVFEHNRSKAGVRGTWQARIRFNQVEVPLENLLHEEGKGLQVALSCLNYGRCTLSAGVTGAAIRGMNQAIKWSRTRYQFKRPLADFELIQQKIARMTARAYAMEAVLYLTTNMLDRKDPDIMVETAATKVFCSEMGNHILNDALQIMGGEGYITENELERAWRDARIYPIVEGANEVMLSFIYAYGSKQLSLQLLGIRDRLLWQKNQKTAQNLRRMTASFFKPTVWRTALPLGGEVILGLRKQKPEIPVKHHQLRPFADRLARLIPEHSYQVKKTGFVHQEKMVTRQALQARLAENAIYLFALSACVSKIEDQLEHPSHSATLDRDWAAFVHFFDLAEQAIQQNIQSLTENADHSMLLAAKAAIQYNDTLPNEGFVLPEKSPVLALSNAPLVADATSQAQHSPLVVAEVPTEESRLDPPKVLQLPVEIPQAIAPIPAPAPTKTTWQTTTLFTKKTTYPKSRTPKTSEVYHQIWQPAPNPIPLASEEQTTDLILQPILEATSSWPKEEPKTAKTVSTINFEPNLESTEGVSSGRSFGLDTSTENLSERLEWVDKPIPEMVSASADPEWV; this is translated from the coding sequence ATGAGTCAACTTTCCAACTTGCAAAACCTTTCCAAAAAAGACCGGGACATGATCCGCGAGACAGAGCAAATGATGGGGCCTGAGCCTTCCGAAATGGGCTTCATCAAGAACCTATTTTGGGGACGTTTTCGTTCGGACTTGGTTTTGCCTTACCCAGCGGAAAATGCCTACGAAAAAGAGACTTTAGCCGCACTCCTCCGCGATGTTACGGCGTATATGACCCACGAACATCCGGCCAAAGAAATAGACCAGAACGAGGAAATCCCTAAATGGTGCATAGATCGCTTGTTCCAAATAGGCGTGATGGGGATGACAATCCCTAAAGAATACGGCGGTTTAGGATTGGGCGTAACGGCGTATAACCGCGTACTTTCCGTCATTGGCGCTCGCTGTGCCGCTACTTCGGTGGTGGTTTCTGCGCATCAATCCATTGGTTGTAAAGCATTGATTTTATATGGTACGGAGTCTCAAAAACAACGCTATCTACCGATGATGGCCCGCGAGAAACTCTCTGCCTTTTGTTTGTCGGAACCCAATGTGGGGTGCGATGCCGGGGGCCAAGAAACGACGTGTGTATGGAATGCAGAACGACAAGTCTATGTCTTAAACGGCGAAAAAAAATGGAGTACATCCGGTGCAATCGCCGGACTTTTTACGGTCTTGGCCCGCCAATCCCAGCCTGATGGTTCAGATGCCATTACCGCCCTAATCGTTACGCCCGATATGCGTGGCGTAGAAGTTTTTGAACACAATCGCTCCAAAGCGGGTGTTAGAGGCACGTGGCAAGCCCGAATTCGGTTTAACCAAGTGGAAGTTCCTCTCGAGAACCTGCTCCATGAAGAAGGAAAAGGGCTTCAAGTAGCGCTTTCCTGTCTTAATTACGGACGTTGTACGCTCTCGGCGGGCGTGACAGGGGCCGCCATTCGCGGGATGAACCAAGCCATTAAGTGGAGCCGAACCCGCTACCAATTTAAACGCCCCTTGGCAGATTTTGAATTAATCCAGCAAAAAATTGCCCGAATGACGGCGCGTGCCTATGCCATGGAGGCCGTCTTGTACCTCACAACCAACATGTTGGACCGAAAAGACCCCGATATTATGGTAGAAACCGCTGCTACCAAGGTCTTTTGCTCGGAAATGGGAAATCATATCTTGAACGATGCCCTACAAATCATGGGCGGAGAAGGGTACATCACCGAGAACGAATTGGAAAGGGCGTGGCGCGATGCCCGCATTTACCCCATTGTGGAAGGAGCCAACGAAGTGATGCTTTCCTTTATTTATGCCTATGGTAGCAAGCAACTTTCATTGCAATTATTGGGCATTCGCGACCGACTTCTATGGCAAAAAAACCAAAAAACCGCCCAAAACCTCCGTCGGATGACGGCTTCTTTTTTCAAACCCACCGTTTGGCGCACAGCCTTGCCCTTGGGGGGCGAGGTGATACTGGGATTGAGAAAACAAAAGCCCGAAATTCCTGTAAAACACCACCAACTCCGTCCCTTTGCAGATCGTCTGGCAAGGCTCATCCCCGAACATAGCTATCAGGTCAAAAAAACGGGATTTGTGCACCAAGAAAAAATGGTGACGCGGCAGGCACTTCAAGCACGCTTGGCAGAAAATGCGATTTATTTATTTGCCCTTTCTGCATGTGTGTCTAAGATCGAAGATCAGTTGGAACACCCATCGCATAGCGCTACGTTAGACCGCGATTGGGCCGCATTTGTCCATTTCTTCGACTTGGCCGAACAAGCAATCCAGCAAAACATCCAATCTTTAACCGAGAATGCAGACCACTCTATGCTTCTTGCTGCCAAAGCTGCTATTCAATACAACGATACCTTGCCTAACGAAGGCTTTGTACTACCCGAAAAATCGCCCGTACTTGCCCTTTCTAATGCTCCATTGGTTGCCGACGCTACAAGCCAAGCCCAGCACTCCCCACTTGTTGTAGCAGAAGTCCCAACCGAGGAGTCTCGGCTTGATCCACCAAAGGTCCTCCAACTCCCTGTAGAAATCCCGCAAGCGATCGCACCAATTCCTGCACCAGCGCCCACAAAAACTACGTGGCAAACAACTACGTTGTTCACCAAAAAAACGACTTATCCCAAGTCCCGAACACCCAAAACCTCCGAGGTCTATCACCAAATTTGGCAACCTGCCCCAAACCCTATACCTTTGGCCTCCGAAGAACAAACCACCGATTTGATCCTTCAGCCAATTTTGGAGGCAACAAGTTCGTGGCCAAAAGAAGAACCAAAAACCGCAAAAACGGTCTCGACGATCAACTTTGAACCCAACTTAGAATCCACCGAAGGCGTATCTTCGGGTAGGTCTTTTGGGTTAGACACATCCACAGAAAACCTGTCCGAGAGGCTCGAATGGGTGGATAAGCCCATTCCAGAAATGGTCTCTGCCTCCGCCGATCCCGAATGGGTGTGA